A genomic segment from Acidobacteriota bacterium encodes:
- a CDS encoding winged helix-turn-helix domain-containing protein → MTDRCVLPDFHLLRFSSACWRAPMIQQLILEKFAVTYSVFYIARLLKRLGFSYQTA, encoded by the coding sequence GTGACCGACCGTTGTGTCCTGCCTGATTTCCACCTTCTGCGGTTCTCATCAGCCTGCTGGCGCGCGCCGATGATTCAACAACTCATCCTCGAAAAATTCGCGGTCACCTACTCGGTCTTCTACATCGCTCGGTTGCTCAAGCGTCTCGGCTTCTCTTATCAAACCGCTTGA
- a CDS encoding ATP-binding protein — MLRLPFKPRSFRARLTLNWTLVFGVLLTLTLIGIYFSLSYNLKSALEANLRTLALTEVASAIDEYQGVHLHDFNHPNEQHIEKYVQILTPAGDIVNQSPQLVSRAPLITREVMDTALSGQALFTKVSLDDHPGYGVSLLAEKDNQRYVFVVATPEEPMQAVLGSLKRNLIIIGLMALLATALVGYRLATLALRPVDLIARRARVIGFDHLRLRLEEPQTDDELGRLTNLLNDMLDRLYSLIESHQRFAADASHELRSPLAALRGQIEVALRQSRSAEHYRAVLESCLEDVSALTRLTEDLLELARADAKQLNLDLYEVELKPLVEETLSQYEPDAEKKQIALSANIPANFAVIADPAKLKRLLTNLISNAIAYSKPAGGRIDISAGASDKEVWIEVRDNGIGIGDEQKARVFERFWRADKARTLRSGGVGLGLAICKGIVAAHGGEISVKSSLNEGSCFRICLPKYDSN, encoded by the coding sequence ATGTTGAGGTTGCCGTTTAAACCACGGAGCTTTCGCGCCCGCCTGACGCTCAACTGGACGCTGGTCTTTGGCGTGTTGTTGACTTTGACCTTAATCGGCATCTATTTCAGTTTGAGCTATAACCTGAAATCGGCTCTGGAAGCCAATTTGAGGACATTGGCGCTTACCGAAGTGGCTTCGGCAATCGACGAATATCAAGGCGTCCACCTGCACGATTTCAATCATCCGAACGAACAGCACATCGAAAAATATGTGCAGATACTCACTCCCGCAGGCGACATCGTCAATCAATCGCCGCAACTGGTCAGCCGCGCGCCACTCATCACCCGCGAGGTGATGGATACGGCGTTAAGCGGGCAGGCGCTGTTTACCAAAGTCTCTTTGGATGACCATCCCGGTTACGGGGTGAGTTTACTCGCCGAAAAAGATAATCAACGTTATGTTTTTGTCGTCGCCACACCCGAAGAACCGATGCAGGCGGTGCTCGGTTCTTTAAAACGCAATTTGATTATCATCGGCTTGATGGCGCTGCTGGCTACGGCTTTGGTGGGTTACCGGCTGGCAACCTTGGCGCTGCGTCCGGTGGATTTGATTGCGCGGCGGGCGCGGGTTATTGGCTTTGACCATTTGCGCCTGCGCCTTGAAGAGCCACAGACCGATGATGAACTCGGACGCCTGACTAATCTGTTAAATGATATGCTCGACCGGCTCTACAGTTTGATTGAATCGCATCAGCGATTTGCTGCCGACGCTTCACACGAATTGCGCTCGCCGCTTGCGGCTTTGCGCGGGCAGATTGAAGTCGCGCTCAGGCAAAGTCGCTCGGCAGAACATTATCGCGCGGTGCTGGAAAGTTGTCTCGAAGATGTTTCGGCGTTAACGCGGCTGACGGAAGATTTGCTTGAACTGGCGCGCGCCGATGCCAAACAACTCAATCTCGATTTATACGAAGTTGAATTAAAGCCTTTGGTTGAAGAGACGCTTTCGCAATACGAACCGGATGCCGAGAAAAAACAGATTGCCCTGTCGGCAAATATCCCCGCGAATTTTGCAGTCATCGCTGACCCTGCGAAACTCAAACGCCTGCTGACGAATTTAATCAGCAACGCGATTGCTTACAGCAAACCCGCAGGCGGTCGTATTGATATAAGCGCCGGCGCGAGCGACAAAGAGGTGTGGATTGAAGTGCGTGATAACGGCATCGGCATCGGTGATGAACAGAAAGCCAGAGTGTTTGAGCGATTCTGGCGAGCCGACAAAGCGCGCACTTTGAGAAGCGGCGGCGTCGGTTTAGGACTTGCCATCTGCAAAGGCATCGTCGCGGCGCACGGCGGCGAAATCAGCGTTAAGAGTTCTTTGAATGAGGGCAGTTGTTTTCGCATTTGCCTGCCGAAATACGATTCCAACTAA
- a CDS encoding response regulator transcription factor: MKILVIEDDTKICELLKLGLSEEKFVVDVATDGEAGEFIAATNHYDLIILDILLPKMDGLAVCCALRQAKNHTPILMLTARDKTTDKIAGLDSGADDYLTKPFVFDELLARVRALLRRGPVLEDAVLTYENVSIDRLGHTVKVHGEAVELTAREYGLLEYFIRHPGKVLTRQQLADHVWDASYDPFSNVVDVYINYLRKKIDTDPNFKLIHTLRGLGYMLKQKPRD, encoded by the coding sequence ATGAAAATTTTAGTTATCGAAGATGACACGAAGATTTGCGAATTGCTCAAGCTCGGTCTCAGCGAAGAAAAATTCGTTGTCGATGTCGCAACCGATGGCGAAGCCGGTGAATTTATAGCCGCAACCAACCATTACGACTTGATCATACTGGATATTCTTTTGCCAAAGATGGATGGGCTTGCAGTTTGCTGCGCCTTGCGACAGGCAAAAAATCACACGCCGATTTTGATGCTCACGGCGCGCGATAAAACCACAGATAAAATCGCCGGGTTGGATTCGGGAGCCGATGATTATTTGACCAAGCCGTTTGTCTTCGATGAACTGTTGGCAAGGGTTCGCGCGCTCCTGCGTCGCGGTCCGGTGCTGGAAGACGCGGTGTTGACTTATGAAAATGTTTCCATTGATCGCCTCGGTCATACGGTAAAAGTCCACGGTGAGGCGGTTGAATTAACCGCCCGTGAATACGGTTTACTGGAATATTTCATTCGTCATCCGGGAAAAGTTCTGACGCGCCAACAACTCGCAGACCATGTCTGGGATGCAAGCTATGACCCGTTCAGCAATGTCGTCGATGTTTATATCAATTACCTGAGAAAAAAAATCGACACCGACCCGAATTTCAAATTGATTCATACATTGCGTGGACTCGGTTATATGTTGAAACAGAAACCGCGAGATTAA
- a CDS encoding DUF2231 domain-containing protein encodes MNWAHVHLMLNHLPVIGMIFAFGLLIVSLLMKNQTLQKVVLGVLVFTAITAIPVYLTGEPAEEVAEHLPGVTDAIIERHEDFAKFSLIAILITGALAAVSLLLARGGKAISNLLMMLLVALSLVTVGLMGYTANLGGEIRHTEIRATNPQSTGNQAEDKSNDSETEKKRGSKDDD; translated from the coding sequence ATGAATTGGGCACACGTCCATTTAATGCTGAATCATTTGCCGGTGATCGGCATGATTTTCGCTTTTGGTCTATTGATCGTTTCTCTGCTGATGAAAAATCAGACCTTGCAGAAAGTCGTCCTCGGCGTTCTGGTGTTTACCGCAATCACCGCGATACCGGTTTATCTGACGGGGGAGCCTGCCGAAGAGGTTGCCGAACATTTGCCGGGGGTTACCGATGCCATCATTGAACGCCACGAAGATTTCGCCAAATTTTCTTTGATTGCCATTTTGATTACCGGCGCGCTTGCCGCAGTCAGTCTGTTGCTCGCGCGCGGCGGAAAAGCCATCTCGAATCTCTTGATGATGTTGCTGGTCGCGCTGTCGCTGGTCACCGTTGGTTTAATGGGTTATACGGCAAACCTCGGCGGCGAGATACGCCATACGGAAATTCGCGCAACCAATCCACAATCAACCGGTAACCAGGCAGAAGATAAATCCAACGATTCGGAAACTGAGAAAAAGCGCGGTAGCAAAGATGATGACTAA
- a CDS encoding CusA/CzcA family heavy metal efflux RND transporter — protein MIRALIKFSFTQRFMLLAWVLSIFLAGIYALSTIPIDAFPDLTNNQVTIITEAPGMAAAEIEPQITFPIESAMMGVPHTEEVRSISKFGLSLVTVVFEDRVDTYFARQLINERLQEAKARIPAGLEPTLGPVATAFGEIYQYTIEGNQSPLDLKTLHDWSIRTQLRAVPGVSEINSWGGFTKQFHILVDPARLLKYNLTLRQVFDSVSANNANFGGGFIEHRSEQYIIRGLGLAKNENDLNKIVIGSHQGTPIFLSEVAEVKVGALARQGAVTRDGTGETVSGMIIMLKGENGKAVAERAREKIDEISKSLPADVKIKPFYDQTSVIDRTIQTVKKNLLEGGALVIIILFLFLRNIRASVIVASVIPLSMMVAFIFMRLLGISANLMSLGAIDFGLIVDGAVVMMENFVRHLSEEKENHTPAHTQAILQASALEVARPIVFGVMIIIAVYLPIFTLQGMEGKMFVPMALAVCAALLGSLLMALTYVPAMSSLLLRGGIKEHRGRLFELIRKIYERSLKSALHHKWLTVGVALILVTVAIGSLAFIGTEFMPRLDEGSLLIETRKLPSVSLSESVDISTKVEKIVKSFAEVETVVTKIGRPDVATEAMGIYQGDVYVILHPHESWASHRTKEELIEAMDVELRKLPGVNYNFTQPMAMRLDEVVSGVKADVAVKLYGEDTAVLEREAENIRQVLTKVKGAADVQAEVLSGSSQLQIELNREELARYGLNVQDAQDLVETAVGGKVATELIEEQKRFDVLVRFPEALRNDIEAIADLQLTAPGGERLSLAQVAKITVVNAPEIINHENSQRRIVIQSNVRGRDIGSFVGEAQKAIDREIKLPAGYLMEWGGQFENQQRATRRLMIVVPLALLFIFGLLFAMFGSVKHSFLIIMNVPFALVGGIGALWLRELNLNLSASVGFIALFGVAVLNGVVMVSYINTLRGEGRSVTQAVLEGASVRLRPVLMTALVASLGFIPMALSTNPGAEIQRPLATVVIGGLITSTLLTLFVLPVLYCIFERKSLKAILHDDSSDESGEPNDEVTGRSL, from the coding sequence ATGATACGAGCACTGATTAAATTTTCATTCACACAGAGATTCATGTTGCTGGCTTGGGTGCTGTCGATTTTCTTAGCCGGTATTTATGCCCTGTCAACCATTCCGATTGATGCATTTCCAGACCTGACCAACAATCAGGTCACCATCATCACCGAAGCGCCCGGCATGGCTGCCGCAGAGATTGAACCGCAAATCACTTTTCCGATTGAAAGCGCGATGATGGGCGTGCCGCACACCGAAGAGGTGCGCTCGATTTCCAAATTCGGATTGTCACTGGTCACCGTGGTTTTTGAAGACCGCGTTGATACCTATTTTGCGCGGCAATTGATTAACGAACGCTTGCAGGAAGCCAAGGCGCGCATCCCCGCTGGGCTTGAACCAACGCTGGGACCTGTGGCAACCGCATTCGGAGAAATTTATCAATACACCATCGAAGGCAATCAAAGCCCGCTTGATTTAAAAACCCTTCACGATTGGTCGATTCGCACGCAACTGCGAGCCGTGCCCGGCGTCAGCGAAATCAATTCGTGGGGTGGGTTCACCAAACAGTTTCACATTCTCGTTGACCCTGCGCGACTGCTGAAATACAACCTGACGCTCAGACAGGTCTTTGATAGCGTCAGCGCCAACAATGCCAATTTCGGCGGCGGATTCATCGAACATCGTTCGGAACAATACATCATTCGCGGACTGGGACTGGCAAAAAACGAAAACGATTTGAATAAGATTGTCATCGGGTCGCATCAGGGTACACCGATTTTTTTAAGCGAAGTCGCGGAAGTTAAAGTCGGCGCGCTGGCGCGTCAAGGCGCGGTCACACGCGACGGCACGGGCGAAACGGTTTCCGGCATGATCATCATGCTCAAAGGCGAAAATGGCAAAGCGGTCGCTGAACGCGCCAGAGAAAAGATTGATGAAATCTCAAAATCGCTTCCCGCTGATGTCAAAATCAAACCGTTTTACGACCAGACTTCAGTAATTGATCGCACCATTCAAACGGTAAAAAAGAATCTGCTCGAAGGCGGCGCGCTGGTCATCATTATTCTCTTTCTCTTTTTAAGAAACATTCGCGCTTCGGTGATTGTCGCTTCGGTGATTCCGCTTTCGATGATGGTGGCATTTATTTTCATGCGACTGCTGGGCATTTCGGCAAACCTCATGAGTCTTGGCGCAATCGATTTCGGACTCATCGTTGATGGCGCAGTGGTGATGATGGAAAACTTCGTGCGTCATTTGAGCGAAGAAAAAGAAAACCACACACCGGCGCATACGCAAGCCATCCTGCAAGCTTCGGCGCTTGAAGTGGCGCGACCGATTGTTTTTGGTGTGATGATTATCATCGCCGTCTATCTGCCCATCTTCACCTTGCAAGGCATGGAAGGCAAGATGTTTGTGCCGATGGCGCTTGCGGTCTGCGCTGCACTGTTAGGGTCGCTCTTGATGGCGCTCACCTATGTTCCGGCGATGTCATCGCTGCTGTTGCGCGGCGGCATCAAAGAACATCGCGGGCGCTTGTTTGAACTGATTCGCAAAATTTATGAGCGCAGCTTAAAGAGCGCCTTGCATCACAAATGGCTGACGGTTGGCGTGGCATTGATTCTGGTTACGGTTGCCATCGGTTCGCTGGCGTTTATCGGCACAGAGTTTATGCCGAGACTCGATGAAGGGTCGCTGCTGATTGAAACGCGCAAATTGCCGAGCGTGTCGCTTAGCGAATCGGTGGACATCAGCACCAAGGTTGAAAAGATTGTTAAATCATTTGCCGAAGTCGAAACGGTGGTCACGAAAATCGGCAGACCTGATGTAGCAACCGAAGCGATGGGCATTTATCAAGGCGATGTGTATGTCATCTTGCACCCTCACGAATCGTGGGCAAGCCATCGCACTAAAGAAGAATTGATTGAAGCGATGGACGTTGAACTGCGCAAATTGCCCGGCGTCAATTACAACTTCACGCAACCGATGGCGATGCGCCTGGATGAAGTGGTTTCAGGCGTAAAAGCCGATGTCGCCGTTAAATTATACGGCGAAGACACCGCTGTGCTTGAGAGAGAAGCCGAAAACATTCGCCAGGTTTTAACCAAAGTCAAAGGCGCAGCAGATGTACAGGCAGAAGTGCTGTCGGGTTCATCGCAGCTACAGATTGAATTGAACCGCGAAGAGTTGGCGCGTTATGGCTTGAATGTTCAGGACGCGCAGGATTTGGTCGAGACCGCTGTGGGCGGCAAAGTGGCTACGGAATTGATTGAAGAGCAGAAACGTTTCGATGTGCTGGTGCGCTTTCCCGAAGCCTTGCGCAACGATATTGAAGCTATCGCTGATTTGCAACTGACAGCGCCGGGCGGTGAACGTTTGTCGCTTGCGCAGGTCGCAAAGATTACGGTCGTCAATGCCCCGGAAATTATCAATCACGAAAACAGCCAGCGTCGCATCGTCATTCAATCCAACGTGCGCGGCAGAGACATCGGCAGTTTCGTCGGCGAAGCGCAGAAAGCCATCGACCGCGAAATCAAATTGCCTGCCGGGTATCTGATGGAATGGGGCGGGCAATTTGAAAATCAGCAACGCGCCACCCGCAGACTGATGATTGTTGTGCCGCTGGCGCTGCTGTTTATTTTCGGTCTGTTATTTGCGATGTTCGGTTCGGTCAAACATTCGTTTTTAATCATTATGAATGTGCCGTTCGCGCTGGTTGGCGGCATCGGCGCATTGTGGTTGCGGGAACTCAATTTGAATCTTTCGGCATCAGTCGGATTCATCGCGCTTTTTGGCGTCGCGGTATTAAACGGCGTGGTGATGGTTTCCTACATCAACACCCTGCGCGGCGAAGGCAGAAGTGTGACGCAGGCGGTTTTAGAAGGCGCAAGCGTTCGTCTGAGACCGGTACTGATGACCGCGCTGGTCGCCAGTCTCGGTTTTATTCCGATGGCGCTTTCGACCAATCCCGGCGCGGAAATTCAACGTCCGCTGGCAACCGTAGTTATCGGCGGACTAATCACATCAACACTGCTGACGCTCTTTGTTTTGCCGGTGCTCTATTGCATTTTTGAAAGAAAGAGTTTGAAAGCGATTTTGCATGACGATTCATCTGATGAATCAGGTGAACCCAATGACGAAGTGACCGGCAGGTCGCTTTAA
- a CDS encoding efflux RND transporter periplasmic adaptor subunit — MHRNLIQLLALLILLFTLISAGCRKAASENVQANEPDAKADPNIIELSPDSARYAQFVETEVVEQLLTVPLRVTGRVVVNEERTVHVGALFEGRVEKVLVQLGDRVRQGQVLALMHTHEVHDARADNDKAHAELDMKNSQLAFAKSAYERAQRLYRAKAIAYREVEEAENALKAAEQEARRATAELERTVANLEHLGLNEKSGTYDDSVSITAPISGVIMSRDLTPGAAATPGTPAFTISNLASLWVVAEVGERYLASIKRGATVTIEVAAFPDTTFTGKVVRIGDQLSPQTRTVEVRCLVENQAGRLKPEMYATVNLNLGETAMAQMVSEQAVQEIDGQSVVFVSTGNHRFEKREVTTGRKQNGLVEITKGVEAGQKVVAQGSFLLKSEFLKSRFAEEE; from the coding sequence ATGCATCGAAACCTTATTCAATTGCTCGCGCTGCTCATTCTGCTTTTCACCTTGATTTCCGCAGGCTGTCGCAAAGCGGCGTCAGAAAATGTGCAAGCCAACGAACCCGACGCCAAAGCCGACCCCAATATCATTGAGCTTTCACCCGATTCCGCTCGTTACGCGCAGTTCGTCGAAACCGAAGTTGTCGAACAACTGCTCACAGTTCCCTTGCGCGTCACTGGTCGCGTCGTGGTCAACGAAGAACGCACCGTGCATGTCGGAGCACTTTTTGAAGGGCGCGTTGAAAAGGTGCTCGTCCAACTCGGTGACCGGGTTCGCCAGGGGCAAGTGTTGGCGCTGATGCACACCCACGAAGTGCATGATGCGCGCGCCGACAATGACAAAGCGCACGCGGAACTTGATATGAAAAACAGCCAGTTGGCTTTTGCGAAATCGGCTTATGAACGGGCGCAGCGACTCTATCGGGCAAAAGCCATCGCCTATCGCGAAGTCGAAGAAGCTGAAAACGCCTTGAAAGCTGCCGAACAGGAGGCGCGCCGCGCGACTGCTGAACTCGAACGCACCGTAGCGAATCTCGAACATCTGGGACTCAATGAAAAGAGCGGAACCTATGACGATTCGGTTTCCATCACGGCACCGATTTCAGGTGTCATTATGTCACGCGACCTCACGCCCGGCGCAGCCGCAACACCCGGCACACCGGCTTTCACCATCAGCAACCTCGCCTCGCTCTGGGTAGTTGCCGAAGTCGGCGAACGTTACCTCGCCTCGATTAAACGCGGCGCAACCGTGACCATCGAAGTCGCGGCATTTCCCGACACTACCTTTACCGGCAAGGTTGTGCGCATCGGCGATCAACTGAGTCCGCAAACCCGCACCGTTGAAGTGCGCTGTCTGGTGGAAAACCAGGCGGGACGGTTGAAGCCTGAGATGTATGCCACGGTCAATTTAAATCTCGGCGAAACCGCGATGGCGCAAATGGTGAGCGAACAGGCGGTGCAGGAAATTGACGGACAATCGGTGGTTTTTGTTTCGACCGGCAATCATCGTTTTGAAAAACGCGAGGTCACAACCGGGCGCAAACAAAATGGATTGGTCGAAATTACCAAAGGCGTAGAAGCAGGACAGAAGGTCGTTGCGCAAGGCAGTTTCCTGCTCAAATCCGAATTTTTGAAATCGCGTTTTGCCGAAGAAGAATAA
- a CDS encoding TolC family protein, which yields MTRRYALIFTIIYWFIYSPNGFAQQLSTNPSAPTLTLSQCLSQALTKHPALAAVRSRIEGAEQFRQFAAARLNPSITFQSENWRFTGEPPFKASQDLDLFIYGTQTLERGGKAARRREVAAQAEEVLQAELETLKRRLTLEILRSYYKAVVAQSLLEILSENRQNLDQLVKYNDVRVREGYTAEGELIRARLEMQTATTHEATVALELERAKLELLKTIGEAQFNTNFRVTDEADLTPTARLANAPVAAPLSELLQQALAKRPELLTLRARLEHAKAALRLAEANAKSDWSASFGYKRTTGFNTFIAGISIPLHLFNKNQGEIGRAAAEIAAIEHELSAEENFIRAEVQTAYQASERIRQNLFALQSDFLLRADDTRDVALAAYREGATDLYKLLEAQRARNDARLLYHRLLYDFRLSLAELELASGQEVTTTK from the coding sequence ATGACCCGACGCTATGCCTTGATATTTACCATCATTTATTGGTTCATTTATTCGCCGAACGGCTTTGCCCAACAACTATCCACAAATCCATCAGCGCCAACCCTGACGCTCAGCCAATGTCTCAGTCAGGCGTTAACCAAGCACCCGGCGCTTGCCGCCGTTCGTTCACGCATCGAAGGCGCTGAACAATTCCGCCAATTTGCTGCTGCGCGCCTGAATCCCTCTATCACTTTTCAAAGCGAAAACTGGCGATTTACCGGTGAGCCGCCATTTAAAGCCAGTCAAGACCTCGACCTCTTCATTTACGGAACGCAGACGCTGGAACGCGGCGGCAAAGCGGCGCGTCGGCGTGAAGTCGCCGCCCAAGCCGAAGAGGTTTTACAGGCTGAACTCGAAACCTTGAAACGGCGACTGACACTGGAGATTTTGCGAAGCTATTACAAAGCGGTGGTCGCCCAATCATTGCTGGAAATCCTCAGTGAAAACCGGCAAAACCTTGACCAGTTGGTTAAGTACAACGATGTCCGCGTGCGCGAAGGTTACACAGCCGAAGGCGAATTGATTCGCGCGCGTCTGGAAATGCAAACCGCGACCACCCACGAAGCCACAGTTGCTTTGGAATTGGAACGCGCCAAACTTGAACTACTGAAAACCATAGGCGAAGCGCAATTCAATACCAACTTTCGCGTAACCGATGAAGCCGATTTAACCCCTACAGCGAGACTTGCGAATGCGCCGGTTGCTGCGCCGCTTTCTGAATTGCTGCAACAGGCGCTCGCCAAGCGCCCGGAACTGCTCACCCTGCGTGCCCGGCTCGAACACGCCAAAGCGGCTTTGCGTTTAGCCGAGGCGAATGCCAAGAGCGATTGGTCGGCATCGTTTGGTTATAAACGCACCACTGGATTTAATACTTTCATTGCGGGCATTTCGATTCCGCTGCATCTCTTCAATAAAAATCAGGGCGAGATTGGTCGCGCCGCCGCAGAGATTGCTGCCATCGAACACGAATTATCCGCCGAAGAAAATTTTATTCGCGCCGAAGTCCAGACCGCTTATCAGGCGAGCGAACGAATTCGCCAAAACCTCTTTGCCTTACAAAGCGACTTTCTCTTGCGCGCCGATGACACGCGCGACGTGGCGCTGGCGGCGTATCGCGAAGGCGCAACCGACCTTTATAAATTGCTCGAAGCGCAACGCGCGCGAAACGATGCGCGGTTGCTCTACCATCGCCTGCTTTACGATTTTCGCTTGAGCCTCGCCGAACTTGAACTCGCAAGCGGACAGGAGGTGACAACCACGAAATGA
- a CDS encoding sigma-70 family RNA polymerase sigma factor, whose product MDTSSKNDVTNLLVAWGEGNKEALGELLPMVYRELHQIADRYLRRERIDHTLQATALVHEAYFKLVDQSRVHWQNRAHFFGVAAQAMRRILIDHARNYQTEKRAGVKLSLDDDIDISDQRASELIALDDALNALAEIDKQKSRIVELKFFGGLSIEEIAEVLGIGTATVIRQWRLAKAWLYSEINK is encoded by the coding sequence ATGGATACATCCTCAAAAAACGACGTGACCAATCTCTTAGTCGCCTGGGGTGAAGGCAATAAAGAGGCATTGGGAGAACTGCTGCCGATGGTCTACCGGGAACTCCACCAGATTGCCGACCGTTATTTGCGACGCGAACGCATTGACCACACCTTGCAGGCGACCGCCCTGGTTCACGAAGCCTATTTCAAACTGGTTGACCAATCGCGTGTTCACTGGCAAAACCGCGCGCACTTTTTCGGGGTGGCGGCGCAAGCCATGCGACGCATACTGATTGACCATGCCCGCAATTATCAAACCGAAAAACGCGCCGGGGTTAAACTGTCGCTCGATGATGATATTGATATTTCCGACCAGCGCGCCAGTGAACTCATCGCCCTCGATGATGCGCTCAATGCGCTTGCCGAAATCGATAAACAAAAAAGCCGCATCGTTGAACTCAAATTTTTCGGCGGTCTTTCCATTGAAGAGATTGCCGAAGTTTTAGGCATCGGCACCGCCACAGTGATTCGCCAGTGGCGGCTCGCCAAAGCCTGGCTTTATTCGGAAATTAACAAATAA